A window of Candidatus Edwardsbacteria bacterium genomic DNA:
TTCATCGTCCTGCCCCATGAAATGCAGTCCGCCGTCATCGAGATAGTCAACTCCACCGAACACCGGCCGGTGGAGGTAAAATTCGTTCCCGATCTTATGGATATGATCGGCCGGGACACCAGCATCTCCCAGCTGGGCAATATACCGGTCATCGGCCTGCGGGAGATCCCGCTGACCGAGTGGGACCTGATCAACAAAAGGATCTTTGACCTGGCGGCCGCCACCCTGGGCGTCATCGTCCTGTCTCCCCTGTATCTGCTGCTAGCTGGGCTTATTAAACATACTTCCCCGGGGCCAGTATTCTACGCCCAGGAACGGGTGGGATATGACGGAGAGCCTTTTAATATGCTGAAATTCCGTTCAATGCGGGCCGGGGCCGAGGAAAAGACCGGACCGGTGTGGGCTAAGCAGAACGACGACCGCCGGACCCCTCTGGGTACATTCCTGCGCAAATACAGCCTGGACGAGCTGCCCCAGCTTTTCAATGTCATCAAGGGGGATATGAGCCTGGTGGGCCCCCGTCCGGAACGGCCTTTCTTTGTGGAGAAATTCAAGGATCAGATCCCCCGCTATGCCTCCCGGCACAAGATGAAATCCGGGGTGACCGGCTGGGCCCAAGTCAACGGCTGGAGGGGGGATACCTCCATTGTGGAGCGCACCAAGTGTGACATCTTTTATATCGAGAACTGGTCGTTGTTCCTGGACATCAAGATATTGATCAGGACCGTGCTGCAGGTGATATTCCCCCGGAATGCTTATTGATATTTGTTAAAACCATAATATTTGAACATGACGTTTTTCTAAAGACCTGCGGTTGAATAATCTGGCTGCAACGTTTAGCGGATTGATAACAGCAGATTATATATTATTTCCGGTTTTATGGTATAATAATTCGTTCTTCTTAAAAGCCTATATTATTTAATATTTTATAAACGGAAATCGCAATAATTTGTGATTATAAAAAAGAAGAGATATATGGAGTGGTGGGACAGTAAAAAAGTGGTAGTAACCGGGGGTAACGGGTTCTTAGGTTCCTTCCTGGTCCAGAAACTACGAGACATCGGCTGCCAAAATATATTCGTTCCAGACATAAAGGATTATGATCTGGTAAGTTTTGGCGCTGTTAAGCGGTTATACCGCGATGCCCATCCTGATATAGTCATTCATTTGGCGGCCAAGGTGGGCGGGATCGGTGCCAATCGGGAGAAGCCCGGAGAGTTTTTTTATGACAATCTGATGATGGGCACCCAACTGATGGAGATCGGCAGACAATCCGGGATTGAAAAATTCGTGGCGCTGGGAACCATCTGCTGCTATCCCAAGTTTGCCCCGGTGCCTTTTAAAGAAGACGATGTCTGGAACGGCTACCCCGAGGAAACCAACGCTCCTTACGGCCTTGCTAAAAAAATGCTGTTAGTCCAATCGCAAGCCTACCGGCAGCAGTATGGCTTTAACTCGATTTTTCTGATGCCGGTAAATTTGTACGGTCCCCGGGATAATTTTGACCCCGGGTCGTCGCATGTCATTCCCGCCTTGATCAAAAAGATACACGATGCCCAGGTCGCTGGCCAAAAAGAAATAATTGTTTGGGGAACGGGAAAAGCAACTAGGGAATTTTTATATGTTGAGGATGCCGCCGAAGGCGTTCTGCTGGCGTCCGAAAGATACCAAAAATCGGACCCCGTCAACCTGGGGGCCGGTTTCGAGATCTCGATCAAAGAACTGGTGGAACTGATTGCCCGGCTGATGAAGTTTGACGGAAGTATCATTTGGGATAGCACCAAGCCGGACGGGCAGCCCAGGCGAATGCTGGATACCAGCCTGGCGGAGCGGGAGTTCGGCTTCAAGGCCACGACAAATTTTGAGGCAGGGCTGCAGCAGACCATTGAATGGTATTTGAAAAAATAGCACCCGGCCTAAAATTAGGATAGTGCCCTGCGATATCAGGGGCGGGAAAGATTTTTTAAAATTTATAAAGGAGCCGGTT
This region includes:
- a CDS encoding undecaprenyl-phosphate glucose phosphotransferase; the encoded protein is MNRRWQLTYSGIIMAADVVLIVMAFILSFWVRFDSHLLPIPLGRPPFQPYLVGSLVVAFLWVSIFWLLGLYENRSRFAPDEEIYRVAKGTFVGIVAIMAFSFFYREVVWSRLVLAMASVLSFFLLSAQRIVAVSLFKRIVAKHGGGLKRTAIIGSGDIAIKIIEQLKFNPEYGYGIECLISANGADESSFSETTVKQLSIKKYNEISRLIDEYRLDALFIVLPHEMQSAVIEIVNSTEHRPVEVKFVPDLMDMIGRDTSISQLGNIPVIGLREIPLTEWDLINKRIFDLAAATLGVIVLSPLYLLLAGLIKHTSPGPVFYAQERVGYDGEPFNMLKFRSMRAGAEEKTGPVWAKQNDDRRTPLGTFLRKYSLDELPQLFNVIKGDMSLVGPRPERPFFVEKFKDQIPRYASRHKMKSGVTGWAQVNGWRGDTSIVERTKCDIFYIENWSLFLDIKILIRTVLQVIFPRNAY
- a CDS encoding GDP-L-fucose synthase, producing MEWWDSKKVVVTGGNGFLGSFLVQKLRDIGCQNIFVPDIKDYDLVSFGAVKRLYRDAHPDIVIHLAAKVGGIGANREKPGEFFYDNLMMGTQLMEIGRQSGIEKFVALGTICCYPKFAPVPFKEDDVWNGYPEETNAPYGLAKKMLLVQSQAYRQQYGFNSIFLMPVNLYGPRDNFDPGSSHVIPALIKKIHDAQVAGQKEIIVWGTGKATREFLYVEDAAEGVLLASERYQKSDPVNLGAGFEISIKELVELIARLMKFDGSIIWDSTKPDGQPRRMLDTSLAEREFGFKATTNFEAGLQQTIEWYLKK